One window of Buchnera aphidicola (Periphyllus acericola) genomic DNA carries:
- the fabG gene encoding 3-oxoacyl-ACP reductase FabG, with protein sequence MTKKVLITGASQGIGKSILKKFLKKKYKIIGTSRNKYGIKKIKKIIKKNGQAIFLDVSNLNSINNFLKFIKKNIGKIDILINNIGETSDNLITHMSNKEWNYIINVNLNSIFYISKEIIKNMIKQRYGRIINIGSVAGKIGNSGQTNYSASKAALIGFTKSLSLEVAQRGITVNLISPGFIKTKMLKKLTSIQLKRCIQKIPMRKFGKPKDISNLVEFLASDKSEYITGQTFHVNGGICFL encoded by the coding sequence ATGACAAAAAAAGTTTTAATTACAGGTGCAAGTCAAGGAATTGGTAAATCTATTTTAAAAAAATTTTTAAAAAAAAAATATAAAATAATTGGAACATCTAGAAATAAATATGGAATTAAAAAAATTAAAAAAATTATAAAAAAAAATGGTCAAGCAATTTTTTTAGATGTTTCAAACTTAAATTCAATAAATAATTTTTTAAAATTCATTAAAAAAAATATAGGAAAAATAGATATATTAATAAATAACATTGGAGAAACATCTGATAATTTAATTACGCACATGTCAAATAAAGAATGGAATTATATAATAAATGTCAATTTAAATTCAATATTTTATATTTCAAAAGAAATTATAAAAAATATGATAAAACAACGTTATGGAAGAATTATAAATATTGGATCAGTAGCTGGAAAAATAGGAAATTCTGGACAAACAAATTATTCTGCTTCCAAAGCAGCATTAATTGGATTTACTAAATCTCTATCATTAGAAGTTGCACAAAGAGGAATTACAGTTAATTTAATATCTCCTGGTTTTATTAAAACTAAAATGTTAAAAAAACTTACATCTATTCAATTAAAAAGATGTATTCAAAAAATTCCAATGAGAAAATTTGGGAAACCAAAAGATATTTCAAATTTAGTAGAATTTTTAGCTTCAGATAAATCAGAATATATTACAGGTCAAACCTTTCATGTTAATGGAGGAATCTGTTTTTTATAA
- a CDS encoding phosphopantetheine-binding protein gives MNIKKKIKKIIIECISYKKKIKSKYSFKENLEIDSLDMIEIIMSIEESFSISISDSESSKINTVKSLIKLVKKKILKK, from the coding sequence ATGAATATTAAAAAAAAAATAAAAAAAATAATTATTGAATGTATATCTTATAAAAAAAAGATAAAAAGCAAATATTCTTTTAAAGAAAATTTAGAAATAGATTCATTAGATATGATTGAAATAATTATGTCTATAGAAGAAAGTTTTTCTATTTCTATTTCAGATTCAGAATCATCAAAAATTAATACTGTTAAATCTTTAATAAAATTAGTAAAAAAAAAAATATTAAAAAAATAA
- a CDS encoding DNA polymerase III subunit delta' C-terminal domain-containing protein, translated as MTIYPWLKKIYKIIINQHISKKLHHAVLIRSRINVGSKKLIFQLCKKILCKKSKKIFSCNICHYCKLIDSKNHPDLNIITPEINKKSIGIETIIKYIKKIQNTSKFGKKTIIWIPKVHLLTESSINSFLKILEDPPLKTIFFLDYCSLFKLKKTFKSRCIIYDIYPPIEKKGICWLKKKKNYKEKNILTALRLSDNSPILAKKIFHSSIWEIRKKFYKKIKKYIKKKNLFKLIKHFKKNTSKKIYWIFSLILDVIKYYYNKNSKIINLDQKKLIKIIKKKNNLKNLYFIINLWKKCFFYIKNIPNVNIKFILLEPLIQWEKIFNFL; from the coding sequence ATGACAATATATCCATGGTTAAAAAAAATTTATAAAATTATTATTAATCAACATATTTCAAAAAAATTACATCATGCAGTTTTAATTCGATCAAGAATAAATGTAGGATCAAAAAAATTAATTTTTCAATTATGTAAAAAAATTTTGTGTAAAAAATCAAAAAAAATTTTTAGTTGTAATATTTGTCATTATTGCAAATTAATAGATTCAAAAAACCATCCAGATTTAAATATAATTACTCCAGAAATTAATAAAAAAAGTATTGGAATTGAAACTATTATAAAATATATTAAAAAAATTCAAAATACTTCTAAATTTGGAAAAAAAACAATAATTTGGATTCCTAAAGTTCATTTATTAACTGAATCTTCTATAAATTCTTTTTTAAAAATTTTAGAAGATCCTCCATTAAAAACAATTTTTTTTTTAGATTATTGTAGTTTATTTAAATTAAAAAAAACCTTTAAAAGCAGATGTATTATATATGATATTTATCCTCCTATTGAAAAAAAAGGTATATGCTGGTTAAAAAAAAAAAAAAATTATAAAGAAAAAAATATTTTAACTGCACTTCGATTATCAGATAATTCTCCAATTTTAGCAAAAAAAATTTTTCATAGTTCTATTTGGGAAATTAGAAAAAAGTTTTATAAAAAAATTAAAAAATATATAAAAAAAAAAAATTTATTCAAATTAATAAAACATTTTAAAAAAAATACATCAAAAAAAATATACTGGATTTTTTCTTTAATTCTTGATGTTATTAAATATTATTATAATAAAAATTCAAAAATAATAAATTTAGATCAAAAAAAATTAATAAAAATTATAAAAAAAAAAAATAATTTAAAAAATTTATATTTTATAATTAATTTATGGAAAAAATGTTTTTTTTATATAAAAAATATACCAAATGTAAATATTAAATTTATTTTATTAGAACCATTAATACAATGGGAAAAAATTTTTAATTTTTTGTAA
- the ptsG gene encoding PTS glucose transporter subunit IIBC, with protein MFQNMFANLQKVGKSLMLPVSVLPIAGILLGVGSAHFSLIPEFISKIMLETGGSIFSNMPLIFSIGVSLGFTKNDGVAALASVISYNIMIKTSDIMSPFFSNYSFLITDESVKKIHDTGIVGGILSGTVSAFLFNKFCKIQLPEYLGFFAGKRFIPIISGLSSIILGLILSFIWPPIGYIIKKFSMWSAYQNPIIAFGIYGFVERALVPFGLHHIWNVPFQMQIGEFKNQIGQIFHGDIARYMAGDTSAGKLAGGFIFKMFGLPGAALAIWNCSKKENKAKVGGMMISAALTAFLTGITEPIEFTFLFISPFLYFIHSILAGLSFSICIFLNMRAGTSFSHGLVDFILLSGNSNKLWLFPIIGIFYTFIYYLIFYTFIKKFNLKTIGREEEILKNSDVNINYKIPKIIKYLGGKKNILNLDACITRLRITVYNSSKVNVKKIKLLGASGVFISGSGIQIVFGTQSDNIKTLIDNYIK; from the coding sequence ATGTTTCAAAATATGTTTGCAAATCTTCAAAAAGTCGGAAAATCATTAATGCTTCCAGTATCAGTATTACCTATAGCTGGAATTTTGTTAGGAGTAGGATCCGCTCATTTTTCTTTAATTCCGGAATTTATTTCAAAAATTATGTTAGAAACTGGCGGATCTATTTTTTCAAACATGCCATTAATTTTTTCTATTGGAGTATCTTTGGGGTTTACAAAAAATGATGGAGTAGCAGCTTTAGCATCAGTAATTTCTTATAATATAATGATTAAAACATCAGATATTATGTCTCCATTTTTTTCAAATTATTCTTTTTTAATTACAGATGAATCTGTTAAAAAAATTCATGATACAGGAATAGTAGGAGGTATTTTATCTGGAACTGTTTCTGCTTTTTTATTTAATAAATTTTGTAAAATTCAATTACCAGAATATTTAGGATTTTTTGCAGGAAAAAGATTTATTCCAATTATTTCAGGATTATCATCTATAATTTTAGGATTAATTTTATCTTTTATTTGGCCTCCTATAGGTTATATAATAAAAAAATTTTCAATGTGGTCCGCATATCAAAATCCAATAATTGCTTTTGGTATTTATGGATTTGTTGAAAGAGCTCTAGTTCCTTTTGGATTGCATCATATTTGGAATGTTCCTTTTCAAATGCAAATTGGAGAATTTAAAAATCAAATAGGACAAATTTTTCATGGAGATATTGCAAGATATATGGCAGGAGATACAAGTGCTGGAAAATTAGCCGGAGGTTTTATCTTTAAAATGTTTGGTTTACCTGGTGCAGCTTTAGCTATTTGGAACTGTTCAAAAAAAGAAAACAAAGCTAAAGTAGGAGGAATGATGATTTCTGCAGCTCTTACAGCTTTTTTAACAGGTATTACTGAACCTATTGAATTTACTTTTTTATTTATTTCACCTTTTTTATATTTTATACATTCTATATTAGCAGGATTATCTTTTTCAATATGTATTTTTTTAAATATGAGAGCTGGTACAAGTTTTTCACATGGATTAGTGGATTTTATTTTATTAAGTGGAAATAGTAATAAATTATGGTTATTTCCTATTATTGGAATTTTTTATACATTTATCTATTATTTAATTTTTTATACATTTATTAAAAAATTTAATTTAAAAACAATCGGTAGAGAAGAAGAAATTTTAAAAAATTCTGATGTAAATATAAATTATAAAATTCCAAAAATTATAAAATATTTAGGAGGAAAAAAAAATATTTTAAATTTAGATGCTTGTATTACACGATTAAGAATTACAGTATATAATTCTTCTAAAGTAAATGTAAAAAAAATTAAATTATTAGGAGCTTCTGGAGTTTTTATTTCAGGATCAGGTATACAAATAGTTTTTGGTACTCAATCAGATAATATTAAAACATTAATAGATAATTATATAAAATAA
- a CDS encoding HIT domain-containing protein, whose product MNTKNIFQKIIKKKISAEIIYQDKKITAFNDISPRAPIHIIIIPNNFIKNINYIDKKNLNILSYMMYKSIKIAKNKKIHKSGYRIVINCNKNGGQTIPYLHIHLLGGKKLQNF is encoded by the coding sequence ATGAATACTAAAAATATTTTTCAAAAAATAATAAAAAAAAAAATTTCAGCAGAAATAATTTATCAAGATAAAAAAATTACAGCATTTAATGATATTTCTCCAAGAGCTCCAATTCATATTATTATTATTCCCAATAATTTTATTAAAAATATTAATTATATTGATAAAAAAAATTTAAATATATTAAGTTACATGATGTACAAATCAATTAAAATTGCAAAAAATAAAAAAATTCATAAATCAGGATATAGAATTGTTATAAATTGTAATAAAAATGGTGGACAAACAATTCCTTATCTACATATACATTTACTTGGAGGAAAAAAGTTACAAAACTTTTAA
- a CDS encoding porin, giving the protein MMNRNSLAIFIPLILSSSSINAKEIYNKNGQIINFYGKINPLYFYSYNNHPLRFHSLGNYTNLKIGVITKSYINEFVSGYMHIEYHPKYSSSYNEEIKNSFNKNNISLSYVGLDFGKWGEINYGRNYGILYYPKKFTNSYFDNTETIIFHKDDNFLTSRVDDVVTYKNKDILGYFKGFNIILQHHNYCRNDESHLNKKYNDSWGAGLQYNSEYGFKIVGSTEINPYDENNNLINKKDWIKAYGLGCYYSYKNTTVASFYGHSNNIERNFTKFNKIYKTLDSIEVSGKYNFNNGLQASIGYIKTFGKELVNGNYNQQSKSNSLNNHINFIITYNFNKNFVLNIHYKYNLLNKHTLFDINKNSFDNTNDSVGTGMTYNF; this is encoded by the coding sequence ATGATGAATCGAAATTCTTTAGCTATATTTATTCCTTTAATTTTATCTTCTAGTTCTATTAATGCAAAAGAAATATATAATAAAAATGGACAAATAATAAATTTTTATGGAAAAATAAATCCTTTATATTTTTATTCTTATAATAATCATCCTTTAAGATTTCATTCATTAGGAAATTATACAAATTTAAAAATTGGAGTTATTACTAAATCTTATATTAATGAATTTGTATCTGGATATATGCATATTGAATATCATCCAAAATATTCTTCTAGTTATAATGAAGAAATTAAAAATAGTTTTAATAAAAATAATATTAGTTTATCTTATGTTGGATTAGATTTTGGTAAATGGGGAGAAATTAATTACGGAAGAAATTATGGAATTCTTTATTATCCTAAAAAATTTACTAATAGTTATTTTGATAATACTGAAACTATTATTTTTCATAAAGATGATAACTTTTTAACTAGTCGAGTAGATGATGTTGTTACTTATAAAAATAAAGATATTTTAGGTTATTTTAAAGGTTTTAATATAATTTTACAACATCATAATTATTGTAGAAATGATGAATCACATTTAAACAAAAAATATAATGATTCTTGGGGTGCTGGATTACAATATAATAGTGAATATGGATTTAAAATAGTTGGTTCAACTGAAATTAATCCATATGATGAAAATAATAATTTAATTAATAAAAAGGATTGGATTAAAGCATATGGATTAGGATGTTATTATTCTTATAAAAATACAACTGTTGCAAGTTTTTATGGACATTCTAACAATATTGAAAGAAATTTTACAAAATTTAATAAAATATATAAAACTTTAGATTCTATTGAAGTATCAGGAAAATATAATTTTAACAATGGTTTACAAGCGTCTATTGGATATATTAAAACTTTTGGTAAAGAATTAGTAAATGGAAATTATAATCAACAATCAAAATCTAATTCTTTAAACAATCATATTAATTTTATAATAACTTATAATTTTAATAAAAATTTTGTTTTAAATATTCATTATAAATATAATTTATTAAATAAACATACATTATTTGATATTAATAAAAATTCTTTTGATAACACAAATGATTCAGTCGGAACAGGAATGACTTATAATTTTTAA
- the asnS gene encoding asparagine--tRNA ligase, producing the protein MKVLSIKEILTNKIKLNSIVKIKGWVKNRRSSKSTLFFIDIYDGSCINSLQLVFNESNVNCQNLFSKITAGCSLSVEGKLNSSFRIKNNFEIQVLKYKIIGNIIDSNKYPMSIKKHTMEHLRKYAHLRPRTNIIGSISRIRTSVFYAFHRFFYKNNYYWVPSPILTSLNAEGAGEMFKISNVKISNNKLINKKKFFGKNIFLTVSGQLTIEAYACSLSKVYTFGPIFRAENSNTTRHLSEFWMLEVELAFADIHKIITVIIKLLKYVIKFVLENNKEDLLFFKKKINSNIINRLKNFLKSDIIKISYKSVIEILKNKQKYFKNKIFYGMELISDHEKFLVDKYFKAPIIIINYPKEFKPFYMRVNKDKKTVSALDFLFPGVGEIIGGSQREERIKYLDKRINELKLNMNEYQWYRDLRKYGTVPHSGFGLGLERFIMFITGVKNIKDVIPFPRTINNANF; encoded by the coding sequence ATGAAGGTTTTATCAATAAAAGAAATTCTAACCAATAAAATTAAATTAAATTCTATTGTAAAAATTAAGGGATGGGTAAAAAATAGAAGAAGTTCAAAATCAACTTTATTTTTTATTGATATTTATGATGGTTCATGTATTAATTCATTACAATTAGTATTCAATGAAAGTAATGTTAATTGTCAAAATTTATTTTCTAAAATTACTGCTGGTTGTTCTTTATCAGTTGAAGGAAAATTAAATTCATCATTTCGAATAAAAAATAATTTTGAAATTCAAGTATTAAAATATAAAATTATTGGAAATATAATTGATTCAAATAAGTATCCGATGTCTATTAAAAAACATACTATGGAACATTTAAGAAAGTATGCTCATTTAAGACCAAGAACAAATATTATCGGATCTATTTCTAGAATCAGAACTAGTGTTTTTTATGCTTTTCATCGTTTTTTTTATAAAAATAATTATTATTGGGTTCCTTCTCCTATTTTAACTTCTTTAAATGCAGAAGGAGCAGGAGAAATGTTTAAAATATCAAATGTTAAAATTTCAAATAATAAATTAATAAATAAAAAAAAATTTTTTGGAAAAAATATTTTTTTAACTGTTTCAGGTCAATTAACAATTGAAGCATATGCATGTTCTTTATCAAAAGTTTATACATTTGGACCTATATTTAGAGCAGAAAATTCAAATACCACTCGACATTTATCTGAATTTTGGATGTTAGAGGTAGAATTAGCTTTTGCTGACATTCATAAAATTATTACAGTTATTATAAAATTATTAAAATATGTGATTAAATTTGTTTTAGAAAATAATAAAGAAGATTTATTATTTTTTAAAAAAAAAATTAATTCTAATATAATTAATCGCTTAAAAAATTTTTTAAAATCTGATATTATTAAAATTAGTTATAAATCAGTTATAGAAATTTTAAAAAATAAACAAAAATATTTTAAAAATAAAATTTTTTATGGAATGGAGTTAATTTCAGATCATGAAAAATTTTTAGTGGATAAATATTTTAAAGCACCAATTATTATAATAAATTATCCAAAAGAATTTAAACCATTTTATATGAGAGTTAATAAAGATAAAAAAACTGTTTCCGCTTTAGATTTTTTATTTCCAGGAGTAGGAGAAATTATAGGGGGATCTCAAAGAGAAGAAAGAATAAAATATTTAGATAAAAGGATAAATGAATTAAAATTAAATATGAATGAATATCAATGGTATAGAGATTTAAGAAAATATGGAACTGTTCCTCATTCTGGATTTGGATTAGGTTTAGAAAGATTTATTATGTTTATTACAGGAGTAAAAAATATTAAAGATGTTATTCCTTTTCCAAGAACTATAAATAACGCTAATTTTTAA
- a CDS encoding rhodanese-related sulfurtransferase → MSGIVNFINNKKFLNNHINNYSRINFSFYKYFYVKDVIKMKNKFQKYFKKLNIFGRIYISKEGVNVQANILKKFFKKMKQYIYKFDINLNKIYINIGLDNLKQSFFKLKIKIKKKLVSDNLNIDNFYKNYKKKYLNSLQVNYFLNDKSVIFIDVRNYYEYKIGHFKKAISIYSLTFRDQLKNVIKYIKKYKKNKIVIYCTGGIRCEKIAYLMNFYGHKKVYQIHGGIIGYVNDCLKKKIPIKFLGKNFVFDFRLYETISKDVLSNCYQCNKNSDYYVNCMNNRCNLLFIQCLSCSKIYQSFCSKKCYIEN, encoded by the coding sequence ATGTCTGGAATAGTAAATTTTATAAATAATAAGAAATTTTTAAATAATCATATTAATAATTATTCTCGAATAAATTTTTCATTTTATAAATATTTTTACGTAAAAGATGTTATAAAAATGAAAAACAAATTTCAAAAATATTTTAAAAAATTAAACATTTTTGGAAGAATTTATATTTCTAAAGAAGGTGTAAATGTTCAAGCAAATATTTTAAAAAAATTTTTTAAAAAAATGAAACAATATATATATAAATTCGATATAAATTTAAATAAAATTTATATAAATATTGGATTAGATAATTTAAAACAATCCTTTTTTAAATTAAAAATAAAAATTAAGAAAAAACTTGTGTCAGATAACCTAAATATAGACAATTTTTATAAAAATTATAAAAAAAAATATTTAAATTCTTTACAAGTAAATTATTTTTTAAATGATAAATCAGTAATTTTTATAGATGTAAGAAATTATTATGAATATAAAATTGGACATTTTAAAAAAGCAATTTCTATATATTCATTAACTTTTAGAGACCAATTAAAAAATGTTATAAAATATATAAAAAAATATAAAAAAAATAAAATAGTTATTTATTGTACTGGAGGTATTAGATGTGAAAAAATTGCTTATTTAATGAATTTTTATGGACATAAAAAAGTATATCAAATACATGGAGGAATAATTGGATATGTTAATGATTGTTTAAAAAAAAAAATTCCAATAAAATTTTTAGGAAAAAACTTTGTATTTGATTTTAGATTGTATGAAACTATTTCAAAAGATGTTTTATCAAATTGTTATCAATGTAATAAAAATTCTGATTATTATGTCAATTGCATGAATAATCGATGTAATCTTCTTTTTATACAATGTTTATCATGTTCAAAAATATATCAATCTTTTTGTTCAAAAAAATGTTATATAGAAAATTAA
- a CDS encoding valine--tRNA ligase, with translation MKKKYDPKLIEEKIYRFWEKNKYFETFIKKSSKKSFCIIMPPPNVTGILHLGHAFQQTIIDILIRFNRMNGKNTLFQVGTDHAGISTQLLIEKKILKKTGKYRKDYSKKYFIKKTLKWVSKCKNKIFYQMKRLGNSIDWKREKFTLDPDISDGVRKAFIILYNQGLIYKKKKIVNWDVNLQTVISDLEVKNKEKKSFMWYIKYFFLDKNKFLNKKKYILIATTRPETIFGDVAIAINPDDKRYIKCVGWNVIVPIINRIIPIIFDKDIDIKKGTGCVKITPAHDFVDFEIGQRNYLHMIKIFSKNGNIKKKLSIYNYKGEKDNFYNKNVPKNFHNLNRFKARKKILKFLKNHNLLKKKKVSNSIIPFGERSKTIIEPMLTNQWFLKTSYLSKEAILAVKNKKIIFFPKKYKNMYFSWMKNIEDWCISRQLWWGHRIPVWYDKENKIYVGKNIKQIQKRYNLKKTFLLKKDTNVLDTWFSSSLWTFLSLGWPKKSNELKIFHPTNVIISGFDIIFFWISRMIMLTINIFKDKNINFRIPFKKIYLTGLIRDELGKKMSKSKGNVINPIDLIDGVNFKKFLKNNTKKLDKNCKKYNIISNNIKKKFPNGIKPFGADSLRFTCAALSNNSRNIFWDMNRLKGYRNFCNKLWNASKFVLFHIKKLKSTKKINKKKLSFIDKWIILELQILIKKYTRSIKTYRFDIMSNLIYDFVWGNFCDWYLEISKIIFNNIFFKYQNNSKRVLIYILNSLLKLLHPIIPFITEYIWKKLNFLKNKNFKKSIMTEKFPKYNKKYLDLESQKNMIIFKCIFIELRSIRNFLKIKYNKKISIFLKKFNKKKYFFIKKNKSFIKNIMFLKSIKIFYKKNDFILKSSIIRHVNEFEIVIPINGIVKKDYELKNILKKIKKCTLKINILMKNTSNINFLKNAPKKVVEKELKKIKIIQNQLKNLKNYKKLLLTL, from the coding sequence ATGAAAAAAAAATATGATCCTAAGTTAATTGAAGAAAAAATATATCGTTTTTGGGAAAAAAATAAATATTTTGAAACTTTTATTAAAAAAAGTTCAAAAAAATCTTTTTGCATTATTATGCCTCCTCCTAATGTTACTGGAATTTTGCATCTTGGTCATGCTTTTCAACAAACTATAATTGATATTTTAATACGATTTAATCGCATGAATGGAAAAAATACTTTATTCCAGGTAGGAACTGATCATGCTGGAATTTCTACACAACTTTTAATAGAAAAAAAAATTTTAAAAAAAACAGGAAAATATAGAAAAGATTATTCAAAAAAATATTTTATAAAAAAAACATTAAAATGGGTTTCAAAGTGTAAAAATAAAATATTTTATCAAATGAAGCGTTTAGGAAATTCAATAGATTGGAAACGTGAAAAATTCACTTTAGATCCAGATATTTCTGACGGAGTTCGAAAAGCATTTATAATTTTATATAATCAAGGATTAATTTATAAAAAAAAAAAGATAGTTAATTGGGATGTGAACTTACAAACTGTAATTTCAGATTTAGAAGTTAAAAATAAAGAAAAAAAAAGTTTTATGTGGTATATTAAATATTTTTTTTTAGATAAGAATAAATTTTTAAATAAAAAAAAATATATTTTAATTGCAACTACTAGACCAGAAACAATATTTGGAGATGTCGCTATTGCTATAAATCCTGATGATAAGAGATATATTAAATGTGTAGGTTGGAATGTGATAGTTCCTATTATAAATAGAATTATACCAATTATTTTTGATAAGGATATTGATATAAAAAAAGGAACAGGATGTGTAAAAATTACTCCAGCTCATGATTTTGTTGATTTTGAAATAGGACAAAGAAATTATTTACATATGATCAAAATATTTTCTAAAAATGGAAATATTAAAAAAAAATTATCTATTTATAATTATAAAGGTGAAAAAGATAATTTCTATAATAAAAATGTACCAAAGAATTTTCATAATTTAAATCGTTTTAAAGCAAGAAAAAAAATTTTAAAATTTTTAAAAAATCATAATTTATTAAAAAAAAAAAAAGTTTCAAATTCTATAATTCCTTTTGGTGAAAGAAGCAAGACTATTATTGAACCTATGTTAACCAATCAATGGTTTTTAAAAACTTCATATTTATCAAAAGAAGCAATTTTAGCAGTAAAAAATAAAAAAATTATATTTTTTCCAAAAAAATATAAAAATATGTATTTTTCTTGGATGAAAAATATAGAAGATTGGTGTATTTCTAGACAATTATGGTGGGGACATAGAATACCTGTATGGTATGATAAAGAAAATAAAATTTATGTTGGTAAAAATATTAAACAAATACAAAAAAGATATAATTTAAAAAAAACATTTCTTTTAAAAAAAGATACAAATGTTTTAGATACTTGGTTTTCGTCTAGTTTATGGACATTTTTATCTTTAGGATGGCCTAAAAAATCAAATGAATTAAAAATTTTTCATCCAACAAATGTTATAATTAGTGGTTTTGATATAATATTTTTTTGGATTTCTCGTATGATTATGTTAACTATTAATATTTTTAAAGATAAAAACATTAATTTTCGAATTCCTTTTAAAAAAATTTATCTTACTGGTTTAATTCGAGACGAATTAGGAAAAAAAATGTCAAAATCAAAAGGAAATGTTATTAATCCAATTGATTTAATTGATGGAGTTAATTTTAAAAAATTTTTAAAAAATAATACAAAGAAATTAGATAAAAATTGTAAAAAATATAATATTATTTCAAATAATATTAAAAAAAAATTTCCTAATGGAATAAAACCTTTTGGAGCTGATTCATTACGATTTACATGTGCTGCACTTTCAAATAATTCTAGAAATATTTTTTGGGATATGAACAGATTAAAAGGATATAGAAATTTTTGTAATAAATTATGGAATGCTAGTAAATTTGTTTTATTTCATATAAAAAAATTAAAAAGTACAAAAAAAATAAATAAAAAAAAATTATCATTTATAGATAAATGGATTATTTTAGAATTACAAATATTAATTAAAAAATATACTCGTTCTATTAAAACTTATAGATTTGATATTATGTCAAATTTAATTTATGATTTTGTTTGGGGTAATTTTTGTGATTGGTATTTAGAAATTTCAAAAATAATTTTTAATAATATTTTTTTTAAATATCAAAATAATTCTAAGAGAGTTTTAATTTATATTTTAAATTCTTTATTAAAATTATTGCATCCAATTATTCCTTTTATTACTGAATATATTTGGAAAAAATTAAATTTTTTAAAAAATAAAAATTTTAAAAAAAGTATTATGACTGAAAAATTTCCAAAATATAATAAAAAATATTTAGATTTAGAATCACAAAAAAATATGATAATTTTTAAATGTATTTTTATTGAATTACGTTCTATTAGAAATTTTTTAAAAATTAAATATAATAAAAAAATTTCTATTTTTTTAAAAAAATTTAACAAAAAAAAATATTTTTTTATAAAAAAAAATAAATCTTTTATAAAAAATATTATGTTTTTAAAAAGTATTAAAATTTTTTATAAAAAAAATGATTTTATTTTGAAATCTTCAATTATTAGACATGTTAATGAATTTGAAATTGTTATTCCAATAAATGGTATTGTAAAAAAAGATTATGAATTGAAGAATATATTAAAAAAAATAAAAAAATGTACATTAAAAATTAATATATTAATGAAAAATACTTCAAATATAAATTTTTTAAAAAATGCACCAAAAAAAGTGGTTGAAAAAGAATTAAAAAAAATAAAAATAATTCAAAATCAATTAAAAAATTTAAAAAATTATAAAAAATTATTATTAACTTTATAA